In a single window of the Raphanus sativus cultivar WK10039 chromosome 9, ASM80110v3, whole genome shotgun sequence genome:
- the LOC108821298 gene encoding protein CUP-SHAPED COTYLEDON 2 has product MDIPLYHYDHGGNSQYLPPGFRFHPTDEELITHYLLRKVLDGCFSSRAIAEVDLNKCEPWQLPGKAKMGEKEWYFFSLRDRKYPTGLRTNRATEAGYWKATGKDREIYSSKTCALVGMKKTLVFYKGRAPKGEKTNWVMHEYRLEGKFSYHFISRSSKDEWVISRVFKKTGLANTAASGGGASASVSSCTGGSKKTKVPSTISTNYCEQPSSPSSVSLPPLFDPTTTLGYTDSCYSYNSRSTNTTLTATPITEHVSCFSTATTTTALGLDVNVDSFNHLLPPAPPGFDPSPRFVSRNVSTLSNIRSFQENFNHFPYFGSSSASTMTPSVNLPSSHGGTGMNYWLQTTAEENDTKAGLLAGGLDCVWNY; this is encoded by the exons ATGGACATTCCACTTTACCACTATGACCACGGCGGAAACAGCCAATATCTTCCGCCAGGTTTCAGGTTTCACCCCACGGATGAAGAACTCATCACCCATTACCTCCTCCGCAAGGTTCTTGACGGTTGCTTCTCAAGCCGTGCCATTGCAGAGGTTGATCTGAACAAGTGCGAGCCTTGGCAACTTCCCG GAAAAGCTAAGATGGGAGAAAAAGAATGGTACTTTTTCAGCCTCCGCGACCGAAAGTATCCGACGGGACTGAGAACGAACAGAGCAACGGAGGCTGGTTACTGGAAAGCTACCGGAAAAGACCGAGAGATTTATAGTTCAAAGACTTGTGCACTTGTTGGGATGAAGAAGACTCTTGTCTTTTATAAAGGAAGAGCTCCTAAAGGAGAGAAGACTAATTGGGTTATGCATGAATATCGTCTTGAAGGCAAATTCTCTTATCATTTCATCTCTAGAAGCTCTAAG GACGAATGGGTGATCTCTAGGGTTTTCAAGAAAACCGGTTTAGCCAATACCGCAGCTTCCGGGGGAGGAGCAAGTGCTAGCGTAAGCAGCTGTACAGGTGGGTCTAAGAAGACGAAAGTACCCTCAACCATCTCCACAAACTACTGTGAACAACCAAGCTCTCCTTCCTCCGTCTCACTCCCTCCTCTATTTGACCCCACCACAACACTCGGCTACACTGATAGCTGCTACTCCTACAACAGCCGTAGCACTAATACAACCCTCACAGCCACTCCGATAACCGAGCACGTGTCCTGTTTCTCCACTGCCACTACTACTACTGCCTTAGGCTTAGATGTTAACGTTGACTCATTCAACCATCTTCTACCGCCTGCTCCGCCTGGGTTTGACCCCTCTCCTCGTTTTGTCTCTAGAAACGTCTCAACTCTATCTAACATAAGGTCGTTCCAAGAAAACTTCAATCACTTTCCTTACTTTGGGTCGTCTTCTGCATCGACCATGACCCCTTCCGTTAATCTGCCTTCTTCCCACGGTGGCACTGGAATGAACTACTGGCTACAGACAACAGCGGAAGAGAACGACACAAAGGCGGGTCTACTTGCTGGTGGACTTGATTGCGTATGGAATTACTAA